In Ammospiza nelsoni isolate bAmmNel1 chromosome 11, bAmmNel1.pri, whole genome shotgun sequence, the genomic window cagcctctgccactGGTTCAGTGTGAGACAGAAAGGCTGGATAGGAAGCAGACAAGAAAGTTACTATTAGGATAATTATTCTTAGGAAAACTACTTTAAATGAGTCCaagtggtgatttttttttttttgttcgaTTGACCAAATTTGTTTAAAGTAGCTAGAATAAATAGAATTGAGATAGAACATCAGGGAGGCTCAGGTGATGAGGAAGGAAAGAATTCAGAAGAGAGCAACTTTGGCTGGCTGGGGCTGCGTGTTGGGGGGCCTAGAGGAGATAATTCATCTGAGAGCAAGTGTGTCAATTTTGAACTTGAATACAGCCATAGGTTTTTACCTTTAAGTGGTGGATGGATGGCAGAAAGAAGCTTGAAACCACACTCGGTTTGTTATAGCAAGAGAAAATTCCTCGTGGAATTGAGCACAGAgtgcaaatgaaaaaatactgaaatgaaaaacaactgaaaaataataCAGTCTGATGTTTATTAATCTGTGTCTTGCTGTGCCATAATACTTGCAGATGAAGCTTTCTGAACATGCTGGAGCTTCTCAgctccctctcttttccccaggGTGATGCTGCAAAGTTTCCTGTGCTTGTTTCTGCAGGGGATCCTCATAGCTGGCACCGAGGAGCAGAAGGCCAAGTACCTGCCCCGCCTGGCCTCGGGGGAGCACATTGCTGCCTTCTGCCTCACCGAGCCTGGCAGGTGCTGCTCCCCTCACTGCCTTACCTGCGTTGCTTCACACCTTGATCTTCATTATTTGGGGCCCATGGTTTCAGTATATACATCTGTGGTTTAGTTTTCGTTTTTAAAGAAACACTCCAATTACTCTTTCCCCAACGTGCTGCTTTTGGCAGTGTCCATGAAATCCCTGACTCTTGTTGTTCCCATCCCAGGAATTCATTTGCttaattttttccatgaatTGAAAGGATGCTTTGTGCTATGTCAGGAATAATGTGCTGTGACTGTTCGAGGATGCTTTCAGTTCTTATTCAAAATATAAAAGCCTGTTTTGAAGGAGCTACCAAAAccaaaaggaagaatttttggCGTCACTTAAGTGAGAGGCTCATTGTGTATTCACATATCTCAAAGTGTAGTTCCAAAATGTTGCTGTTGTGCCATTCTGCACATTCTGGTCAGGTCATAACCCTGATAATATGGTAATGAGAAGAATTGTCCCCGCAGGTAACTTTAAGAGCTGTTCAATCTAGTTAGTTAAAAGCCAAAATTGATATGCTGCTATTTAAGACTGGCTCCTTTTCACAGAATGGGAAGAGGGGGAATatgcagttttgtttttttaaagcatgtttATATCTTTAAACATTAATAACTTGTTTGTTTTCTAGTGGGAGTGATGCTGCATCCATCCAGACAAGAGCAACCCTGAGTGAAGATGGGAAACACTTCCTGTTAAATGGCTCCAAGGTACCCACTCACAGACTGGGAACAGGGAAGGGCATTGTTCCAAGTGTAGGAACTATCCTTGACTTTTGCATCAGTCTGGAATTGGGAGGTTTCCAAGCTAGAGGAGAACAACCCTGTCAGAAAGATAACCCTTGTTGGTTTAGGcacaaaaggaacagaaaattattGTTAGAGAATTACTGCATTAAACTCCTGgtaagaaaaatagaaaactaCCCCAGGTTCCTTCTCTATTGCCCACTTGTGTGTTCAGCTTCAGGGAGGGTTGGTTAGTTGGCAAATCAGCCCCTTCCATGACAGCTTAGGTAAAAGGGAGCCTAAACCTGTATTTGGCATCTCTTCATTCTTCAGGctagattttaaaagaaaacttgatATTTAATTAGAAATAGGTCTAATTGGAACCTTTCTGTTAAAGGAAACAGTGACAAAAGCCAGTTTGGAGAAATCAGAGATGTCCTGGGTGCAGCAGTATCGGATGCATTGCAGACTGGATCTGTAGTTGTTGATCCATTTGTGATGTGAAGAGACCCACCCTGGGGGAGAGGCTGATCAGAGAATTTCTCATCAGAGTTAATTTTTGGGCACAGGCTTTGTCCAGTCTGCATTGCCCCTGTATCTTTCatgtgccatcagcagcaggaggcacCAGTGTTTGTGGAAATGCACTGTGGATTTTAATTTAATGCATTTTGATACTACATTCTGGTTTTAAAGTTGCTCTAAACTTAGCATGTGTGGTCAGCTCTTCTCAGAAATGTGCTCACCCTCATTAGAAgtgaagggaaggagcagcaatTTTTTCAGCACTCTGTTCTTTGCTCAGCCTGTTACAAAACCCCGGAGAGCTGTGCTCACAAAATCAGCACAGTTACACTTCTTACACATCTTCCCTCTCTCAAAACAGGTCTGGATCTCCAATGGTGGCCTGGCCAGTATTTTCACAGTGTTTGCCAGGACAGAGGTTGTGGACAAGGATGGGCAGGTGAAGGATAAAATCACAGCTTTCATCGTGGAGCGGGACTTCGGCGGCGTCAGCCACGGCAAGCCCGAGGATAAACTGGGCATTCGAGGCTCCAACAGTAAGAACCACCTGAAGTTTTTAGCAGAAATTGTTTTaatagttttattttggttGGATCATCTGAATTCAGAGGCAAATCAATACCTATTCAATGTTACAGTTAAGTTTCATGTTTCTTTAGCTGGCTTTTCCTAGGAGTCCTTCCTGACATAGGGTCTGAAATaagaaatccattttgtggaGTTAATTCACTGTGCAGTGAAAGAAATCATTCAGAAGATTCAGTGACCATTAGATTTTATCTAGAAGTCCAATTTCTTCAGCTCTTCTAAGCTTTGTAATGATTACATCTTTTCACCATCTTGGTGACTGTTCAGTCAGTTCCTTAGAACTAAAAATAAAGACCAAACTGTAGTTCTCTGTTTACACAGTGTCTATTCataacattttaaacattttacaTCAGTAATTGATGTCAACTACAGCTTTTTCCCACATTCTCACTTCTTTGGCAAAGCATGTATAATTCTGTCATAAGCAATCCATTAGGAAGACTTCATTTCTTGCTACAAATAGTAACTTAAGTTCCTGaatgtcttttaaatatttctgcgtcaTATTTGATCAAGTGTCAATTCTCTGTTTCAGCCTGTGAAGTGCATTTTGAAAACACCAAAGTGCCTATAGAGAATGTAATTGGAGAAGTTGGAGGGGGATTTAAGGTAAGCAGTGGAGAATAGCTACTGGTGATTTGTAGAAGCCTGAGGGAGGCTGTTGGCCCCTGTGCTGAAGTTTCCTCGTGGGTGGTGTGGGCACTGCCACACTGCAGGGTACAGGAGGACAGAGTCCCCCACTGATCTGTAAATTGGTGTCACTGCACAGTGCACAGTGTGCCATTACCTCagatttctgtggtttttttcttcttattgggcttttggttgtttttggttGTGTCTCCTCAGAAAAGGGAGTGACTGCAGCTGCCCTTCTGCCCTCAATGGAGGACAGGTCCTCTGCTGGTTCCACAGCAGCATGAGGGaagggagacagagcagagagTGCCCAGGGAATGCTGGAGGCGTGCCCAGCTCCAAGgtgccctggctggcagctgctgccccggGGCTGCACTGTGGCACAAGGAAATGCTGGCAGCACCCCAGCAGAGAAAACCACACATGGCCTTGCTGTGTAACCTTTCTCTGAGAGTGTGACCTGGGCATTTGCAAAACTGCTCTTACTCCTGCTCATTTCCTACTCCTGCTGTAGCAGGCAAGTCCAGGCCTAAATgccaaatgaaataatttctcttaaTGTAGTAGAGATTAAAAGAAGATTGTTATGGTGTCTTCTGACAAGTTAAAATGTAGGACAGTGACTTCTTTCCTAACAGGCTTTGACCTGAGTCACCCATGTTGAGAAACAACACTACAGACACCAGACTCCAGAATCTATTTTTGTACATTATTGGTCTGTATTTCATTTCTACACCTCCATTCTTGTCCCTTCTGTGATGTATTGCTGAAAGGCATCtgaggcagagagcagccatCACAGGTCAGCTGCAGGGGGAAATATTgtggttttcttcttcatctgaTGAACTGGAACAGTGCTGTCCAGCTGGAATGTTATTTACCAGCTGCagataaatgcatttttatctACATTTTACCTTCATGTAATTAGAATAGAGTTTATTTCCAAGTTCAGATATAAAATTGGATGTAACGAGTGGCAGGAAAAGCCCAGTTTTgaagcattttccttgggaTGCTGAGAGCTGTGGTGGCTGATGTGAGGGCACTTCCCAGGACTGGCAGTGTGTCCCAGTGAGGAGTAAAATCCAGGGAACACCGAAGCAGGAAGCAGTGACCAGCGTGGCCTAGGGACAGTGTGGCCTGAACCCCATCTGTTTCTTCCCAGGTTGCCATGAATATCCTCAACAGTGGAAGATTTAGCATGGGCAGTGCATCTGCTGGAATGATTAAGAAGTTGATAGGTGGGTGAATTGGGTGCTCTGCATGGCTGGGTGCCAGCAGAAACTGCTCTGCCTGAGGCAGATCATGCAGGACATTCAGAGTGGGAACAGGAGTCTTGACCTTGTCATAACACACTTTGAAATCCTTAAAACACTCAAATATGGTTTTGAAAAATAGTTACTAAAAGCTTGCTGGTAGAggttttgaaataaaagtttttctccttttgtacAGTGTAGGTTCAGTTCATAGAGTGGGAGGTTATTGCCTCTGTCAGACTTCCCTGAGGTGAAATGCTCTtcccaagaaaaaaacctctgtaCTATTTGTTTTTAGAAGGTGTAATCTCCCCTAGAACCTCCCACCTGAATAACTGGCTCACAGCTTCACACAGTAATTAGGACTAAAGCTGCTTTCTGCCAATAATTAACCAAAACAGTAACAGAAGTCTGTCTAATCAATTAGCACCAAAATTGATTACTTCCCTAAGAGTACAAGTTCACACTTCTGGTTCAAAAGCCTTTGACAGGCTGGTCCCAGACTTGATCAACACCATCACTGTGAGGGTGATTTTCACAAAGTGCTGctttggagcagccagggggCTCTTGGGCATGGACTGGAGTGACTCCATCCAGGGAAGGACACCAGCAGCTGGAAGGGTCTGTCACAGCCCCTCTGagatttgatttgtttttctttctttaaagagCTGACATCAGAGTATGCTTGCACCAGGAAACAATTCAATAAGAAACTCAGCCAGTTTGGATTAATTCAGGTAACAAAAATGAAACACCTAAATCTCTATGCTAGGTGCCAGGACATAGATTGCATTGGGGGTATTTTGGCTGTATTCGTTTAAAGGATTTGCTAGAAATTTGTGTGAACCTGGTGTTGACTTCTGTACACCAGTCTTTGAAATGTCCAGAATGATAAATGTATAAaagtattttctatttattgTTGTTTTGAAGTGGTACTTTTTACTGATTGATTAATTTGATGATGTAAAACACATAAAAACTGCAGGTTTTTAAAGTTTGAGGGTTGATTGTGGACTTTTGCATCTGAATTTCTGTATGATTCCTCCCATTGCTGTGTGGCAGGAGAAGTTTTGTTTGATGGCTGTGAAAGCCTACGTGATGGAGAGCATGGCTTACCTGACTGCAGGCATGATGGACAGGCCAGGCTTCCCTGACTGCTCCGTGGAGGCTGCCATGGTCAAGGtacccagggctggcagagggcTCAGTGTTCAGGCTGCAgagggctcagggctgcatTTGGACAGATGACAGAAGCACTGCAGCCAGGGGAAATGACAGGTTCTGTTCTGTCTGTATCCCACAGGCTCACACTTGTGCCAAACAAAACCTGCAGGGAACAGGTTGGGAATGTcacagcccctgagctggggTCTGAGGAGGCCTCACACGAGCACAGGGACACTCAGTTACactggccaggctgctgctgtgccagctttCCCAGGGAGCTGGTGGCACAACAAACCCTTGGAATatccaggctgtggctgccagggTGTCCCTCGTGGTCACTGCAGAAAactcctgctctgggctccagccaagcagctgctctgcctgtgtggGGTGCCCCTGTCCCTGGAATGTGCCCTTTTGGAGAGTGTCCTGTGGTTGCATCGCTGAATTTGGCAGCAACAAacccctgagctgcagggacacagctccaggACTGGTGTaacacacagaaaacactgcAGCAGTGTCCTGTGGGTAcaaccccagagcagggcatcCTGTGTTTATTGCTGATTTATTATGGACTCACTGCTGGTCAAACCCTGTTCCATGGCAGGTGTTCAGCTCTGAGGGTGCCTGGGCCTGTGTGAGTGAGGCTCTGCAAATCCTTGGGGGCCTTGGCTACATGAAGGATTATCCCTATGAGCGCTacctcagggacaccaggatCCTGCTCATCTTTGAGGCAAGTACCAGCATCCCCTTTTCACTGCAAACTGCAGCTCACACCTCCTGTAAAGGTGAGCAGAAACCTCAGGTTTGATTGATCAGGACTTTGTTCCTTCAGCTGCAAAGTCTGTACAGTAAGACTGCAGGACTAACCTTGTTTTCTTTGGAATATCAGTAATAGTTCCCTGTAGTAAAATAAGCTATGATGGGCTTTTACAGACTGACCACAGTGTGAGTCACAGCAGTGACCTTTCCTCTTGTGTGCTTCTCACAAGTGAAGCAGGGAAACTCATAAAAGATAACTTAGACATTTAATTAACTTATTGAGggacatttaaattaaaagaagggTTGGTTCTGAAGCTTGTTCTCTTTCCAAGCTGGATTGTCACTGGCCCATTGTGTGCACATCAGAGTCATTGCCAGACTTGATTTTAACTCAGCTCATTTTGAGTAGTTCTACAACTGTTCAAATGTTCCTTCACTGGAACGGTGCACaacatttttaatcaaaatgcatttaatctggtttctttttcattgGGGTATATTTGTGTGTTTAATGATGAGGAGCTTGACTTCTGCAATGCCCCATGAAATCAGAATTAAAACTGAGATAAAGCAAAAGGCAGCAGTTTATGGGTGAGGAGAGTCAACATGTGATACTGCAGCAGTGGAaagggcacaggggcacaacAGACCTGCTTGGAAAACACTCACTCTCGTAAACTCTGGTTACTCACCTGTCTcactttctcttctgctttttccagggAACCAATGAAATCCTGAGAATGTACATTGCACTGACAGGCATGCAGCATGCAGGGAAGATCTTAACGGACAAAATTAAGTATGTTCTTATTTATTGTTAATAGATTTAAATAAACTAAACAGAATCAGATAACTTTATAGATGAGAGAagaaactgcagggaaaacctgcagtattttatatttattgtcTGTAAAAGTTCAGTGTTACAGGGGCTCTTTGTCTTTTTAATGGGATGGTTCATAGATTTAGGAGTCGAAGCATTTAATGCATTTTATCTTGGACTTTTACACAAGCAgtaattatttctttcaagACCAGTAATGAATATTTTGTGTCTGAATGAAGTTGTATTGGCACAACAGCTGCGTTGTGCATATTGAGTACTGGTCTCTGGAGCTCCTTGTGGGTGTCTTTGAGAGCAGCTGATGACTCTTGAGGCTCCACAGTTGTTCTCCAGACTTCACAGTAATGCAGTAATGGATCAGGACGTGGTAATTCatggacaagctgcaggcatTTTGCTAAAGCATTTGGAATTCCAACTGGTTGTGTCTGAATCTCCTGGAATTTTTAACAGCCATTCTTTCCCCATCATTTCAGAGCAATCAAGAAAGGAAATGTGGGAGTGGCGCTGGGGGAGTTCATGACCAGGTTACAGGACAGCCTGGGCAGGAAGGTGGATCTGGGGCTTGTAGGTCACCATGGGGTGGTGCATCCCAGCCTCCAGGTAAGGGCCTCTCTGCTGAGCTCTCATGTTTGTTCCCTTTGCTGCTTGCCACATTTCATCTCCTGTTCTGCGAGCCAAAATGTGTGCTTAGGGGCAGTGGGATTTCCCAGGGTAAGCAGATGTTGGCACCATGACAGGGTAGGATGTTACAGGTTATTGTCTAGGTATCAAGAGAAGATGAAGGCTGCTCTAAGCCTGTGCTTATACCAAATCCAGGTTTAGATCCAAACAAATTTAGATAATTTGTATAAATTGAGGCTTCACCATATTAAAGTGTCTGTAATAGCTGCCCTTTGTTGTAAGGCTAGTTACAAAACAGGAGTTTTTCCTGTTTAATTGGAACAGAGTTCCAGGTAAAAATTTCTGTGAATTACACCTACACATACTTGCTTAATCActtaggaaaaggtttttatgACCAAAAATTAATGCTCTGTTAATAGCAAAAATATAAGGTATATTTTTCATGGGCTGTTCTGTTAGTTACTTTTGTCAGCGTGAGCCTATATTGAAAAGTTACCAAGAGTAAACTCCAGAAAATTTTAATGGATGTTTGAGAGAAAAAATAGTGCCTGTCTGGCTTTCAGCAGCAACGTGGATGAAtgttaaaatgagaaaatccAGTGTCCTCTTTAAATGGGATGGGGGTATGTTCCTTTCCTGTTACAAGACTACTCAAATTGTTCtattttgtgttctgttttaCAGGAGAATGCCAAGAAACTTGAAGAAAACGTTCATTATTTTGGAACTACAGTCAGGGGCCTGCTAAGTAGGTTTGGCAAGGTAACTATTTATAAACTGTTGTCTTTGTTACTGAATAGTTTATCCTTGGGGCCTCACTGGAACCTGTAGGGGACTGAGTGTGGCAGGACCAGCACTTCCTTTACACAACACCTTCTCACTGGGTGTGAGAAAACACACTGACATTCTGTACCTCAGTGTAATGGAGAAGTTACGTTGTTAGAGCCAAAACCAAAGCACCAGCACCCTCAGGGAAttgcttgttttcttctcctcataTAAGCACAAATCCTGCTGTTGCAGGCATTTAGCAGAGTGGTTTAAGGCACACGTCAGAATTACAGTTTTAGAAGCAGACTGTTAAAAGGTGCAGCTTAGTAAGCCCAAAACTAACTGATAATTTCTGACCTAGTCTAGAACCTGTTTATGCAAAGTAAAGCTGGACCTAAACACGAAGTATGGACAGTGATATTTGGTTGAAGTTTTAAACTGACAAACCACAAGCTAATAATGATTTTCCCTCTCCCAGACAATAgtggaggagcagctggtgctgaaGAGAGTGGCAGATGTGGTGATTAATTTGTATGCAATGACTGCAGCCATCTCCCGGGCCAGCCGCTCCATCAGCATCGGGCTCAGGAACCACGACCACGAGGTGAgtgtccctcagcagcagccattccccctcaggctgtgctcctgggagcaggcaggctgCATCTCTGGGGAATTAGAGCAAACTCTCCCATAATAGTGCAGCAGAATTTGGCTAAACCTGCCAGAGTGCAGAAGCCTCTCAGGGGCTCTGCCTGTTGAGCTGCACACTCTCAACATGtttaaaatacttctttaaCACATACACAGACATTTAGAACCTCACCACAACTCTGCACATTCTCTCAAATCTGTTAACACCATGCAGTTCTTCCCAAGCTCTTTCCATATAATCATTAATAATAACATATAAGCACAACAGTGTTTGGGCAGCACAGTTCAGGACAGGGCAATGTTTATTTTGTAGCTCATGAAAAGTTTAATGGCAACAGTGGTAGTGCAGGACAAGCAAATATGCTCCAGTTCAGTGTTAAAACAAATCCAGCATGATGAAGGTTTGGATTTGGCCGTGAAACTTTGCTCTTTTTGTGAGCCCTGTTCTGGATTGATTCCCAATCAGTCTTGGAGCCAATTCTGGGTGAAGGctcatcccagccctgagcGTTGGCAGTTCTGGCCTCAAAGGGACAGCTGAGGCTGCACTGGACATGACTGGGAATCAGGGCTCTATTATCAAAGGGCTTTGAGAAGTTTAAATTACTGTGTTTTTTCTACATGGTTTTCTTTATGAAATTCATTcactattttttaaatcatattttctccttttccaggtGCTTCTTACAAATATCTTCTGCACAGAAGCGTATTTCAAGAATAATTATGCCATGGCTCAATTAGAAAAATGTAAGTACTATAAAATAATTCTTACACTCTTCTGTCTTTCAGACTGTTATCAAAAGAAGTTGGGTTTGATGTGACAAACAGAAGagttttgctctgcttttaatTCAAACAAGCGGCAGAGCCGGAACCTGTTGAGAAGAGTCTCTTCACTTCATAGCTAAAGCAAACTGCCAGGGTTCTTTATTGAGCAATATAAAAtctatattttatgtatatactCCTGACAAGTCACTGATAGAAATGAGAGATTTGGACTCTTTGGGAAGTACTGACCAGCTGTGCATTGGCTCTCCAAAGCTCAGTCTGTAATAATCAATCTTTTTCAGAGAAGAATGTTCAGTTTCTTCCTGGCACTCACTCTTGCATTTGTACTCAAAACCACTTCTTGAAAGAAATTTACAACGGCTCTTTATGCTCCCTTAGAtgacttttctctctttctccataGATGCAGATGAAAATCTGGATGATTCCATTAAGAAAGCTGCAAAGCAGATCCTGGAGAAGAGGGCATACATCTGCTCCCACCCTCTGGACAGGACCTTCTGATCCCTCCCTGACAGCAGGCACTCATGAAAGTCAGTCAGGGAGGGATTTGCTGCAGTTGCAGAATTTGACACATTAAAACCATGTTTTCAATGTCTTTACTAAATGTAActtgtataaaataaaacttctttctAACCACTACTTCATAGGAACAGGATAAACAAAGAGATTTAATTTAAAGCTGAATTGATtttgatagatagatagatagatagatagatagatagatagatagatagatagatagatgtaTATACATGTCTGTTCCTCTTGGAGCTGGATAAAGACAGGGGAGGTTTGGATGGGGAGATGTTTCTTCCCAGGGAACGGACTGTGTGGTTTCTCAGTATCTTTTCACTTCAGTGAGCTCCTCATTCACTGAGCAAGTCTGAAAGACTTGGGCAATCACAACAGTTCTGCTTTGGAGGcccctccagctctcttgtccagcagcaccaccaggaCACTGAGTCCCCAGGGTCCAGGGAGCTTCTGCTGtcaccctgagggacaccatTGGCCACTGACGTCCATCGGGCCTCTGAGCCATTGACCACAACCCCCTGGATGTGACCAGCCAGGCAATTGCTCATTCTCCAAACTGTGCCTCCATCAGATCCATAGCTCACCAAAGGAGGGACAAggatgctgggcagggctgatgTGTCCAGGGCATGGCAGAAGTCCAGAGTGGTGGCATCTCTAGCTCTTCCCTTGGGCACTGAGGCAGCCACTCCATCATGGAAGGGCTCTGGCTTGGCCAGGCAGCACAGACCCACCCTGTGCTCTTCACGGTTTCCTTTGGCATATCCAAGCATTGAAGAGGTTGGGTGGTTTTCCCTCCTGTTTTATTCACTGTGTCCTGTGAGGACCTCAAGAGGAAGCAGTGCCTTAAATTGCACATGAAGAGCAAATGGTGAAGTAAAGGCTTCCCCTTTCCTATGAAACCAAAGGACTGTGTTAGCCATGGCCTCTCCAAGGTGCCAAATTTCcagctgggaagctgctgtCCGGAGGGAATGTGGCACTTATCTCCAGGCAGACTGGAGGGAGGGCAAGGCAGCATGGCCCTTGCTCTgcgcctcttcctcctgctcctcctggccgtggccctgcctgccagggctgcccaggctgctccgctGCAAGCGCGGCCAGCAGGTGAGCcggcagcctggctcccctttCCTGGGAcagcgctccctgctccccaggaagCGCTGGGGATGGTTTTCCCCAGGCCTTCAGGGAGGGTTTCCTCTGGCGGAGGGAGAGAGACACCTGGGCCTGGGGCAGTTCTGGCCTCAAAGGGACAGCTCAGGCTGCGCTGCACATGACTGGGCATTAGGGCTTCATTATCAAAGGGCTTTGAGAAGCTTAAATTACAGTGTTATTCctacatgttttcttttttatgaaaTTCATTCACTTTTTCTGatttggttttaaaaacaattattttccaGTGCTTTTCCCAGTTATTTGATACAGTAAATGATAGCCTAGTTATCCCATGGTAGAATTAGAAGACTGTAAGTATtataaaatggaataatttttaCACTCTTATGTCTTTCACAGACTCATGAAACTTATATTGGTTTGATGCGACCAACAGAAgagttttgctttgctttgcttttaattcaaacaagcagcagagctggaaccTGTTGAAAAGAGTCTCTTCACAGCTAAAGCAAACAGCCAGGGTTCTTGttctccagctctgggcaggaagATCAAAATCTCTCAGCAGTAAACACTCCAGACAAGTAACTGCTATAAACTAGGGATTTGGGCTGTTTGCTCCCTAAGCCCTGagttctgcagagctgcagttccCTATTCTCTTTGCAGACAGGGGCTGCCTATGGATGACAGTCACATCTCTGGCCTGGTGCACGCCAGGTCCACACTCGAGGCTGAGGGATCATCCTTGCATGCCCCATCCTGGAAGAACCCAGTTCATTGATGAATCTGACACAGTTTTATGCATGGCAGCAAAGGAAGGCAAAATAAAGGCTGGAATTGGTATCATTCCAACCACTTTACATTTTGTCATGTGTAATGGAGACAGGAACTACAAGTTTCCTATTCATGCACAATTTGCTGTCTGAGAGCACTCAGTTCTCAAAGTCACAGGGCCTTGTGGGTCTGAGATGACTTCAAAAACAACCTTCATGTGAAACACCTGTGTATCAAAACTTCACAATACAAATCACAAGCTGATTTCTGTTGTTAAGTGAATGAAAAAAACTAAACCAGCACCAACACAACCACAAATccagaaaaagttaaaaatcagGTGAAGGAGGCAGAGATCCAAGAGCAACAAATGGGCAGAGGAACTACAGGACTACAGAAAGGACAGATAATAAGTGACTATGGCACCAATGCCTCAGGGAATCTGAGATACTGTTCTCACCCTTCTGAAATAATGTGTcataaaaataaactgaaaatcaTTGATTATGATTGTGATAATGGGAACCTCCATGTTTAGCTCTAATAAATCCATTGTGTGTGAGTTCTGTTTTCCTTGTTAAGTCACATCATCTAGCAAAGGGGCTTTTCTGTTCAAAGAAAAACACTGCAGTGGAAAAGCTTGGAAAACATTAAAGACAAGAGCTACAAAtaaagtactttttaaaaatacattttttggtAGGTTTGCTATTTGTTCATGGGATTTGGGTCTGTCTTTGAAAGCAGCCCCTTAGATGTTAATGCACACAACAAGACATTTCTAAAGGGCTGCCTTTGCAAAAACCCTGCCAATTTGGTGATGCAAGACAGAAACAGCTTCCCTTGGGCTACAGCTGGAAGGCTTGGAAATGTGTTCCAGAAACTCATGATGGGACAAAGTCTGATTAACACAATTTAATGTCATGAAGTGCAATATATAAGTTATCCAATAAAATAATCACAGTAT contains:
- the ACAD9 gene encoding complex I assembly factor ACAD9, mitochondrial isoform X2 → MSAVLLLLRALRAARPRPRPQPQPRAGPSARGLRTAAPRRAFAKELFLGTLRKEEVFPYPEISNEELAEINQFVGPVEKFFNEEVDSKKIDQDAKIPPETLQGLKDLGLFGMQIPEEYGGLGLSNTMYARLGEITSLDGSIAVTLAAHQAIGLKGILIAGTEEQKAKYLPRLASGEHIAAFCLTEPGSGSDAASIQTRATLSEDGKHFLLNGSKVWISNGGLASIFTVFARTEVVDKDGQVKDKITAFIVERDFGGVSHGKPEDKLGIRGSNTCEVHFENTKVPIENVIGEVGGGFKVAMNILNSGRFSMGSASAGMIKKLIELTSEYACTRKQFNKKLSQFGLIQEKFCLMAVKAYVMESMAYLTAGMMDRPGFPDCSVEAAMVKVFSSEGAWACVSEALQILGGLGYMKDYPYERYLRDTRILLIFEGTNEILRMYIALTGMQHAGKILTDKIKAIKKGNVGVALGEFMTRLQDSLGRKVDLGLVGHHGVVHPSLQENAKKLEENVHYFGTTVRGLLSRFGKTIVEEQLVLKRVADVVINLYAMTAAISRASRSISIGLRNHDHEVLLTNIFCTEAYFKNNYAMAQLEKYADENLDDSIKKAAKQILEKRAYICSHPLDRTF
- the ACAD9 gene encoding complex I assembly factor ACAD9, mitochondrial isoform X1, encoding MSAVLLLLRALRAARPRPRPQPQPRAGPSARGLRTAAPRRAFAKELFLGTLRKEEVFPYPEISNEELAEINQFVGPVEKFFNEEVDSKKIDQDAKIPPETLQGLKDLGLFGMQIPEEYGGLGLSNTMYARLGEITSLDGSIAVTLAAHQAIGLKGILIAGTEEQKAKYLPRLASGEHIAAFCLTEPGSGSDAASIQTRATLSEDGKHFLLNGSKVWISNGGLASIFTVFARTEVVDKDGQVKDKITAFIVERDFGGVSHGKPEDKLGIRGSNTCEVHFENTKVPIENVIGEVGGGFKVAMNILNSGRFSMGSASAGMIKKLIELTSEYACTRKQFNKKLSQFGLIQEKFCLMAVKAYVMESMAYLTAGMMDRPGFPDCSVEAAMVKVFSSEGAWACVSEALQILGGLGYMKDYPYERYLRDTRILLIFEGTNEILRMYIALTGMQHAGKILTDKIKAIKKGNVGVALGEFMTRLQDSLGRKVDLGLVGHHGVVHPSLQENAKKLEENVHYFGTTVRGLLSRFGKTIVEEQLVLKRVADVVINLYAMTAAISRASRSISIGLRNHDHEVLLTNIFCTEAYFKNNYAMAQLEKYADENLDDSIKKAAKQILEKRAYICSHPLDRTF